From one Trifolium pratense cultivar HEN17-A07 linkage group LG1, ARS_RC_1.1, whole genome shotgun sequence genomic stretch:
- the LOC123902825 gene encoding non-lysosomal glucosylceramidase-like isoform X3: MVSGNIFHCRKNSWPTEEYINKTTLQLFDFDSAAPPEQAWRRRLNSHANLLKEFRVTFVEAIKMVRLGIRMWSYVREEASHGRKAPIDPFTRESCKPSASQGVPLGGMGSGSISRGFRGEFRQWQIIPGLCEPSPVMANQFSIFVSREGGNKSFASVLAPGQHEGLGSSRKADEQGISSWGWNLNGQHSTYHALFPRAWTVYDGEPDPELKISCRQISPFIPHNYRESSLPAAVFVYTLVNTGKERAKVSLLLTWANSIGGNSHLSGDHVNEPFIAEDGVSGVLLYHKTAKDNPPVTFSIAACETQNVSVSVLPCFGLSEGSNVTAKGMWSKMVKDGQFDRGNFSSGPSMPSSPGETLCAAVSASAWVEPHGKCTVAFSLAWSSPKVKFVKGSSFHRRYTKFYGTSDRAAVDLAHDALTHYKRWEEEIENWQNPILLDEKLPEWYKFTLFNELYFLVAGGTIWIDSALLSSNMRNSQDQVKEPENAVVRITEAKVDCRKREVVECTTDSTYDSTDSRGHNHLDEKHYRDISHANGSVNSHRNGNSTNRLHSSSIKNLQQDDDNDDGGRFLYLEGVEYVMWCTYDVHFYASFALLMLFPRIELNIQRDFAQAVLCEDGRRVKFLAEGNWGTRKVFGAVPHDLGTHDPWHEMNAYNIHDTSKWKDLNPKFVLQVYRDFSATGDLQFGVDVWPAVRAAMEYMEQFDRDADGLIENDGFPDQTYDTWTVHGVSAYCGGLWLAALQAAAAMAIQLGDRDFAETCKRKFLKAKPVFEQKLWNGSYFNYDSGSSGNSKSIQADQLAGQWYTASSGLPSLFDDFKIKSSLRKVYDFNVMKVKGGRMGAVNGMHPNGKVDETCMQSREIWTGVTYGVAATMILAGMEEEAFKTAEGIFLAGWSEDGYGYWFQTPEALTIDGHYRSLIYMRPLSIWGMQYALTLPKAVLEAPKINFMDRIHLSPVNGGLHNETGVRKIATKTKCFSNSVFNCAC, translated from the exons ATGGTTAGCGGCAACATTTTTCACTGTAGAAAGAATTCATGGCCTACTGAAGAGTATATCAATAAAACTACTTTACAGTTG TTTGATTTTGATAGTGCTGCTCCTCCTGAACAAGCTTGGAGAAGGAGATTAAATAGCCATGCCAATCTTCTTAAAGAATTTAGAGTAACTTTTGTGGAAGCTATAAAAATG GTTCGATTAGGTATACGTATGTGGTCATATGTTAGGGAAGAGGCTTCTCATGGAAGg AAAGCACCTATAGATCCTTTCACTAGAGAAAGTTGCAAGCCATCTGCATCTCAAGGTGTTCCACTTGGAGGGATGGG GAGTGGAAGCATATCAAGAGGATTTAGAGGTGAGTTCAGACAATGGCAAATCATTCCTGGTCTATGTGAACCATCGCCTGTCATGGCCAATCAGTTCTCT ATTTTTGTAAGTAGAGAGGGAGGAAACAAAAGTTTTGCATCAGTTTTGGCTCCTGGTCAGCATGAAGGTTTAGG ATCTAGCAGGAAAGCTGATGAACAGGGTATATCATCATGGGGATGGAATCTAAATGGCCAGCACTCAACTTACCATGCTTTGTTTCCAAGAGCTTGGACTGTTTATGATg GCGAGCCAGACCCAGAACTGAAAATATCATGTCGGCAGATATCCCCTTTCATACCACATAATTACAGAGAAAGCAGTCTACCTGCCGCTGTTTTTGTGTATACG tTGGTAAACACTGGTAAGGAAAGAGCTAAAGTCAGCCTTTTATTAACTTGGGCG AATTCCATTGGTGGAAACTCTCACTTGTCAGGAGATCATGTGAATGAACCTTTCAT AGCTGAAGATGGTGTCTCCGGCGTACTTCTATATCACAA GACAGCGAAAGACAACCCTCCTGTTACCTTTTCTATTGCTGCATGTGAAACACAGAATGTTAGTGTTTCTGTTTTGCCATGTTTTGGGCTATCTGAAGGAAGTAACGTAACAGCAAAAGGAATGTGGTCTAAAATGGTGAAG GATGGGCAATTTGACCGGGGAAATTTCTCTTCTGGACCCAGTATGCCCTCATCACCTGGAGAGACACTATGTGCTGCTGTTTCAGCTTCTGCATGGGTGGAACCCCATGGAAAATGTACTGTTGCATTTAGTCTTGCATGGTCATCTCCTAAAGTAAAGTTTGTGAAAGGCAGCTCTTTCCACAG GAGATATACAAAATTTTATGGGACTTCTGATAGAGCTGCAGTGGACTTGGCTCATGATGCATTGACAC ATTATAAAAGGTGGGAAGAAGAGATTGAGAACTGGCAGAATCCTATTCTTCTGGATGAAAAGCTACCAGAATG GTACAAGtttacattatttaatgaactcTACTTTCTTGTTGCTGGAGGAACAATTTGGATTG ACTCTGCTTTGCTATCTTCAAATATGAGGAATAGCCAGGATCAGGTAAAAGAGCCAGAAAATGCAGTAGTCCGAATAACTGAAGCTAAAGTGGACTGCAGAAAAAGGGAAGTTGTCGAGTGTACAACAGATAGTACCTATGATTCTACGGACTCTAGGGGACATAATCACTTGGATGAAAAACATTATAGAGATATATCCCATGCAAATGGATCTGTGAATAGTCACAGAAATGGAAACTCTACTAACAGACTGCACAGTTCATCGATAAAGAACCTACAAcaagatgatgataatgatgatggtGGAAGATTCTTATATTTGGAAGGTGTAGAATATGTCATGTGGTGCACATATGATGTGCACTTCTATGCTTCATTTGCACTTCTTATGCTCTTTCCTCGTATTGAATTAAATATACAACGGGATTTTGCTCAAGCTGTCCTGTGTGAAGATGGAAGAAGAGTAAAGTTTCTGGCAGAGGGAAACTGGGGAACTCGCAAGGTTTTTGGGGCTGTCCCACATGATTTGGGGACACATGATCCATGGCATGAAATGAATGCCTATAACATTCATGATACCAGTAAGTGGAAAGACCTGAACCCAAAATTTGTACTTCAGGTGTATCGAGATTTTTCTGCAACAGGTGATTTACAATTTGGGGTTGATGTGTGGCCTGCTGTCCGTGCTGCAATGGAGTACATGGAGCAATTTGATAGAGATGCTGATGGTCTTATTGAGAATGATGGTTTCCCTGATCAAACATATGATACATGGACAGTCCATGGTGTGAGTGCTTATTGTGGTGGTCTTTGGCTTGCTGCTCTTCAAGCTGCAGCTGCAATGGCCATTCAACTAGGTGACAGAGATTTTGCGGAAACATGCAAAAGGAAGTTTCTGAAGGCTAAACCAGTATTTGAACAAAAGCTGTGGAATGGTTCGTATTTTAATTATGACAGTGGCTCAAGTGGTAACAGTAAATCCATTCAAGCCGATCAATTGGCTGGGCAATGGTATACAGCATCCTCAGGGCTGCCCTCTCTTTTCGATGATTTCAAGATCAAAAGTTCTCTCCGGAAGGTTTATGATTTCAATGTGATGAAAGTTAAAGGTGGCAGGATGGGTGCTGTGAATGGCATGCATCCCAATGGTAAGGTGGATGAAACCTGTATGCAGTCTCGAGAGATATGGACAGGTGTGACCTATGGTGTTGCTGCAACAATGATACTCGCAGGAATGGAGGAGGAGGCCTTCAAAACTGCTGAGGGTATATTTCTTGCAGGCTGGTCAGAAGATGGATACGG ATACTGGTTTCAGACTCCAGAGGCATTGACAATTGATGGGCACTATAGATCCCTCATATATATGAGGCCGTTGTCAATTTGGGGCATGCAATATGCATTAACTCTTCCAAAGGCAGTACTTGAGGCCCCTAAAATCAACTTCATGGACAGAATCCACCTATCTCCTGTCAATGGAGGATTACATAACGAAACAGGTGTGAGAAAGATTGCAACGAAAACAAAATGCTTTAGCAATTCTGTGTTTAATTGCGCTTGCTGA